TCTTGCACAGAATTTTGTTGTTTGCCTATTTACTGTCCAAGAATAGGAGAAATATTTGGACTAACATGCACAGACGTTTCAAAAAGCCCGCAGCAATTTACCCTCTCTTCACAAGAAGAACAAAGATCTAAATAGGTTTTTTTCCATGTTGAAATGGAGTCTCTAGAAAATTCCCAAATATCACGAGGCAAAAGGCATCTTGGTACATTATAGATTGATATATTCATTTCCCGCCTATGAAGTTGAAGTATTGCCTCTCTAAGAAGACCTGCATAATCAACGGGATCTATTCTGATCGACTCAAGATTCTTTGCCGCTTCCCCCGTATACTCCAGCCCCATAAAGGCAATATGCGAAACGAACGGAAGGTTTCGATAGACAAATTCAGCATAATAAGGTAAGCGCTCGTAATTTTGTCGCATAATAACAAAGCGCAGCTCTATTCTGCATCTAAAGCGAGCTAAATTATATAACCCTCGCATTACATGACCAAAGGCGGCCTCGGCTCCTACGATCTCATCATGAACGTCATCAATGTCTCCGTTTAGAGAAATGCAAAAGAGAAGGAATTTGTTCCTTTGTTCAATAAGTTGTTTAGTTTTACTAAAATCAGCTAATGCAATTCCGTTTGTAAGAATAGCAAGATGTGCATTAGGCAATCTCTTTTTGCAAAAGACTAATAAATCTTTTAACTGTTCCATTTCTAACGTAGGTTCTCCGCCTGAAAAGCAGATGGAGTTTGTTTTTGAGCTGACCATAGAAAGAATCTCTTTATTCTCTTTCCAAAAAGACGATGATAAATTAGAGTTAGCAGGTTGTGGGCACATTATGCACCGGCAGTTACACTTATCTGTAACAAAAATCACATTTTGGAGAGATCCTTCTTCCCATACTCTAACAACATTTCCATTGGGATAGATCTTAATAATGTCCCCCGTGCGCAATTCCGAAAGAGATTCAGGACTTATGCCTCCAATATAAGGCATTTTGCCATACAATCTTGGCAAACTCGTACTCGAAGTTAAAAATGCTTTATGTCTTAAGCTCCAATGAAACTTTTCGGCCACAAGAACGGTTTTATGCCTACCAAACGACAAGGCCCTCCTTGAAACTTTTCCTATAAGTGGCTCTAAAATGTTATGTGAGGTTCCCTGAAGAGTTTTCATAAGCGTATTTCCTCTAATGGCCTATGAGTAATCCAAGACCAAAATACATTCATTACCTGTTCATCATTTTCCAAGATATAATTAAACAGGAAATCCATGATACTCTTGTTTTTCCTACAGAAGTCACTGTGTGGGCTAAATCCTACTACGTCTCCGGTTTCTACATAATTCCGGACGGGATCCGATCCACAATAAGTCTGATAAACGCAAGAAGAGCACTCTGGAAGTATTTCAACACAAGATTTAGAGGTAATTGATCTTAGTTTTTCGCCTCCAAATATTTCTTCATATGAATTTTTTTCAACGTTACCTAGGAGAAACCTTTTGTTTCCAGTTCTAGCAAGCATACGAGCCTCATCTGTAGGATAAACGTCTCCGTTATAGTCATAAATTGCTCCACTGATACCAGCACCCGCCGGAGATTGCAGATCCATAAATCCAGTAGTAAATGGAGTTAAAATCCTCGAAAGAAGAAGCGTAGCAAAGTACTCAGCAAAATACTCCCCGTTAAGATTTCTCTGTAAAATGTAACGAAAACCCTCCTTGTAGGTTTCGATGAACTCTTTCATTGAATAACCAAGCGTAGCAATGTCTTCCCTTGCAAAACCGTAAGGATTTAAAGATCTTAAAAAGATTCCTTTGAAACCAAGTCGCATATATTCATCAACAACTTCCCTAATCCTTCCTAAATGATCCCGCGTAATGGTTAGAAGTGGTGATATAGCTTCATCTCCCATAATACGACGTGCAAGTAGAAGATTTTCGACGAATTTATCATATGAGCTTGAGCCATTTCTCATCTTGCGATGCAGGTCATGCAGTTCCTTTGGGCCGTCTAAAGAGGTAGAAATTTGCACACCTTCTGCTTTTAGAAATTTTATTTTGCTCTCATCTAATAATGTCATATTGGTACAAACCACAAATTCTAACTTTTTATTTGCTTTCTTGTTATGTTTTTTGGCATAATGAACAATTCTTACCAGTGTTTCCCAATTGATAAGCGGTTCTCCTCCTTGAAACTCAATTTTGATCACTTTAGAAGGAGATATAAAGATCATATCGACCACTGCATCTGCAATATCAGGACGCATATTTTGCGACATATGTCCTTTTATCAAATCAGAACTAGAGGCATGGCAATAATCACAACGACCATTACAATGCCCTGTCAACACTATCATATGAAGAGAAGTAAAATTTTTTAGGAAGGCTTTTCGAGTTCTTAATTTTGTGGCAAGCATTTCAACTGATAGTTCCAAGTCATGATCTGTAATGAAGTTTTTACTTTTTAATAACGAAAATGTATGAGAATCAACAGTAAAAGGATTCTTCAAAAGAGTTTCGAATTCTTGAATCGAAATTACTGCATATTCTCCAGCATAGTTAACAAGCAAAACATTCGTATTTCCTAAAAACTTAAAGGAGAATGGAAGGAAGGAAAACCATTGTTCAGTCGCTTTTAAGGATTTTTTTTTACCGGCGAAAAGGCATACTCCACAATAATATCTCTAACATGTCCAAACTCTCGTTCAAGATTAACACGAACCTGCTGATCCAAAGCCTCATTTATGAATAATTGGGCATCTTTCTCGACCTCTGCAAGGGTTCTGCCATTTTTAGGTTCAAATAGAACGCCAATCGATTCTTCATCTATAGGGAATACTTTAATAACATTCTCACCTATAAAGTTATAGGCTGCTGAAAAAATGGCAGCCTGACTATAAAGCGACTTTTGAAGGCTAACTAAATAACCTTTCTCCTGAGAAATAACAAAAGAATGTTTAAGATCAATCATCTCTTCATATGATTAAAACATCATGAGATAAACTTGCTACTTGGACGAATAGTGCGAATAATGAGATCGGTGTGAATAATGAGATTGATGAGAGCTGTGCGAATAATGCTCTTGCGGGAGCTGTGTGATTACATTACTTTGAATGTCAGAATTCGCAAGCTCTAAGTAAACTGGTGTATCTTCTGAAATTCTCTCCAGCTTCTGTTTTTCCTGTGCTTGAGATATCTGCGAGAGGCCCAAAAACGAACTCCCACCAACAAGAAGTCCTAAGACTGCGGAAATAATCGAATTCTTCTTCATAGCCAAGCCCTCCAAAGGCTAAATTATAACCTGGCTCCTACCTCAGTTATTTATTATAGAAGTGGATTACTTTCTGTCAAGGCCTTTATCCCTTTCTCTTTGTTTATGCACGGCGTTTCGGGGATCAGGTCTTTGTTTTTTGGTGTTTCTTGGGCTACCATAGCTTCATAAAACGTCACAAGGGTATCTTTTATTGCTGTATTTTAGCACAGGCTTGCTGCCATACACAAACATAAGCCAACAAAAGCAGCTTAAGACCTAACCATTTACTTTATCTTCCCCACCCTCCTTTTAGTGGGCACGAGCTTATTCACTGGCGAGGCGTGCGCATGCTGCTCTTTTATGTCGTCTTGTGTATATGCCACGTAGCGCTTGGTCATGGTTAAGTCTGTGTGTCCGAGGATGCGCTGCAGAGACAATGTGTTGCCGGAAGCAAGCTTGGGAGAGAGGCTGATGTATTGAATGTTATTAATATGTCTCTTAGGATATAATTGAGACGTTGGGGCATCTTCAAAATAGCCGTAAGTTAAAAACAGAAAACACAGCGAAAGGAGGCGAAACTTATAATTCGAGGGAGTTTATTTTCAGTGTAGCTTAAGTTATGGCAAAAATGAGGAGGCCGTCGTTCCTAAATCGAGTATAAAAAATTCCCGACACAGCACAAAGCCGGTCGGGAACTAAACTTGGAGCGGGAAACGGGATTCGAACCCGCGACCTACGGCTTGGAAGGCCGTCGCTCTAACCAGCTGAGCTATTCCCGCCTCTCTGCACTACCAAACTTATAGTTAGTGGTCGGGGCGAAAGGATTTGAACCTTCGACTCCCTGCTCCCAAAGCAGGTGCGCTAAACCAGACTGCGCTACGCCCCGACTCCTTACGCTTGGTGGAGCTGGGGGGACTCGAACCCCCGACCTTTTCCGTGCGAAGGAAACGCGCTCCCTCTGCGCTACAGCCCCATCTGCTTTCGCGCAATCATTGTATTTGTAGGGCCTGGCTTTGTCAAGGTGACAGGGGCTATATGTTAGTAATAGCAATCTCAAGTTCAATAATTTTGTGTGGGTTAAAAATCAACGCATTATTTTTGCTATTTTGAAGCAACCCCCTGCATGTCAAAGCAATGCGTTTTATCCCTCTACGCTGTAGTTTGGCGCCTCTTTGGTTATAATCACGTCGTGAGGATGACTCTCTTTGACAGAAGCTGCTGTAATCTTTACAAAACACCCCTTCTTTTGGAGTTCTGCTATATCCTTTGACCCTGTGTACCCCATTCCTGAGCGCAAGCCACCGACCAGTTGGTATACAACGGCAGAAAGGGCACCCTTGAAAGGAGTTAACCCCTCTACGCCTTCGGCTACGAGCTTTTCCTCTGTCGTCACGCCTTCTTGAAAATAGCGATCTTTGCTGCGTCCTTCTCTCATCGCTGCAATAGAACCCATACCTCGATAACTCTTGAAAGACCTTCCGCGATAGATGACCTCTTCTCCCGGGCTTTCCTCTGTACCGGCAAAGAGAGAGCCTATCATGACCGTATCTGCTCCAGCCGCCAAGGCTTTCGTGATGTCGCCGGAATAGCGAATGCCACCATCAGCTATGACGCAACGGCCACGTTTTTTAGCCACGGAAGAAACTTCCATGATCGCCGTTAGTTGAGGAACACCGGCACCGGCTATAATGCGAGTGGTACAAATGGAACCGGGCCCTATGCCGACCTTGACTGCGTCAGCTCCTGCATCTATTAATGCATTTGCTGCGTCAGCAGTTGCGATATTGCCTCCCACTACCGGCATGTCGCCACATCGCTTTTTCAACGACCTTACCGCATCCAATACGCGTTTGGAATGGGCGTGGGCTGTATCTACGACTAAGATGTCCACTCCAGCCTTTATCAAAGCCTCCGCGCGTTCGTATAAGTCTTCACCGACGCCAACGGCGGCCCCAACCCGGAGGCGTCCCCGCTCGTCCTTACAGGCGTTTGGAAACTCTCGAGCCTTCTGAATGTCTTTTATCGTTATAAGGCCCTTCAGGTGTCCTTCTTTATCAACGAGAGGGAGCTTTTCCACTTTGTGCTTCTTTAATATTTCCTTGGCCTCCTCCAGCGTTGTTCCTACGGATGCCGTGATCAGCCCTTCCTTTGTCATCACAGCTGCGATGGGTTGGGCGTAATTTGTGACGAAGCGCAGGTCCCGATTGGTGATAATACCCACGAGTTTCTTTTGGTCGTTCACTATCGGTACACCGGATATGTGATAATGCTCCATGAGTTTTACGGCTTCGCCGACAGAATCCTCCGGGTGTAGATAAAATGGGTCGACGATCACGCCAGCTTCAGAGCGTTTTACCTTGTCCACCTCTCCTGCCTGTTTCTCTGGAGAATTATTGCGGTGAATGATCCCAATTCCTCCTTCACGGGCCAAGGCTATGGCAAGGCGCGCCTCTGTAACGGTATCCATAGCAGCACTACAAATGGGCACGTTGACCTGTATTTGCGGCGTGATGAAACTCTTAACATCCACATTTGCCGGAAGGACTTCGCTATAATTGGGAACCAATGACACATCGTCAAAAGTTAGCCCCTCAAAAGGTTTAAATTTAACATTCAAGTCCATAACTGATCACTCCTCAATGCCTCCAATCTCGTTCGAGGCGCAAAAGCGCCTCGTCGCGTCCTAAGCTCCACAATACAAGGGCGACGGAAGATCCGTCTCTTGTGCCTGTGAGCATTATTCGCAAGAGATGATAAAAGTCTTTGCTCTTTATCTCCTTTTCGCGGCAAAAGGATCTGAGGGCTTCCCCAATTTCCTCGGCGTTCCACTCCTTCAAGTTGCGCATGACCTGAACCAGCTCCGAAACCCACGGCGGAGACTCTTCACATTTTTGAGGGCGCTGGAAAAGCCAAACGATCTTTTGAGTTATCTCAACGAGCGTGGCACAATCTCCTCGGACGTCATCGATGAGAGCCAAAAACGCTCTTTCGTCGACGGGCTTAAAGTTACCTCCAACACAAGCTATGACTTTTTCGGCAAGCCACGTGAGATCGGCCTTTTTTATGGCTAATTTTCCCCAATAGCGCAGCCTTTCTTCGTCATGGATGGGAGGGGAAGAACTGACTTGATCAAGCGAAAATCTCTCGACCAGATCGTAGAGTGTGGGCACGGTGTCACTTACTTCAATAGACCAACTCAACGTCGCTAAATATGCCACGAGAGCCTTTGGCAGATATCCGAGACTACGATAATGGGCTATGCTTACAGCCCCTAATCTCTTGCTGAGCTTTCGCTTCTCTGCGTCGAGGATTGTAGGGATATGGGCGAAAATTGGTCTCTCCCATCCCAGTGCATCGTATATTAAGATTTGCCTGGCTGCGTTATCTAAATGCTCGTCACCTCGGATTATGTGAGTTATATTCATCAAGTGGTCGTCCACGGCGGCTGCAAATATATACGTTGGCCAGCCATCCGGCCGCATGATGATAAAGTCGCTCAAATCGTCCAAATCGTAAACTCTACGACCATGTATCGCGTCCTCAAAGTCGAGCCTCATGCCCTTTGGGGTGGCAAAACGCAGACTCGGCCTTCTCCCTTCTTTTTCCATGCTTAAACGTTCCGCTTCGGTTAGATGACGACAACGCCCCGAATAGCGGGGTGGTTTGCCTGCAGAAATTTGACTCGACCTCTCCGCCTCGAGCTCTTCTTTCGTGCAGTAACATGGATACGCTCGCTCGAGCGATTCCAAGCGTTTTGCAGCTTCTTGATATATAGAGAGTCGCTCGCTCTGGCGATATGGAGAGTAAGCCCCGCCCACGTCAGGCCCCTCGTCCCAATCGAGCCCGAGCCAGCGCAGGTCTTCCATTATGTTGCGCTCGTAGATTGTGCTCGACCGCGACTGATCGGTATCTTCTATCCGCAATACGAAAGCACCCCCACGATTGCGCGCCCAAAGCCAATTAAAGAGTGCAGTCCTGGCTCCCCCTATGTGAAGTTCACCAGTAGGGGAAGGAGCGAAGCGCGTTCTCACGCTCTTCATGGTCAGGATTCACTGCTCCAGCCGAGAGGTCGCCTCGCAACCGTGGCAGTGGCGTGACATACAAGACATTCACCTCTACCGACGCTTCCCACAGACTCGCCGGACTTCACTTTAATGTTGGCCACGCGCCCCGAGCGCCTCTGGCCTAACTGCAAGACCGACTCCAGGCTTCGTCGGATCGCTTCTATTTTGTCCGCCAATCGCGGGATCTGCGCTTGTAGCGTGGCGTCTACCCATTCTATAGACCAACCCTCGCTCGAGATCAAATCCACCACCTGTTTCAGAAGTTCCATGCTGTTGGCTCCTCTATACGTATCGTCATCGGCTGGGAAAAGTGTTCCTATGTCGGATTCCCCGGCAGCTCCGAGCAGGGCATCGGCCACGGCATGGGCTACGACATCGGCGTCGGAGTGCCCATGTAATCCGAGTGGAGCGTCTGGTATCTCAATGCCGCCCAAACGCAACCTGCGACCCGGCACCAACGGATGGACATCAAACCCGTTCCCTACGCGCATTACCTCCCCGCCCTCGACGATCGCGCTGGCGAGCTCCCAATCCTGTGCGTCTGTGATTTTAAAATTCAGCTTGGCGCCTCTTACGGGAACGAGCTCCTTGCCGGCCATGATCCAAGCTTCGGCCTCATCTCTGAAGCCGTCTTGATGTTCATCGAATGCGCGTAGCAGTTCTTCTCTGGGGAAAACTTGAGGTGTCTGAGTAGCCAGCAAATCCTCTCTTGGCACAATGGTCATTTTGCCATCTGGAAGGACCCTTTTAAGCGCGTCGGCCACAGGTATGACTGGTATTGCCCCTTTGCCGTCCGTCACCGCCTCCATGAGGCGACGGCAGAGTCCCGGCTTCACGAAAGGCCTAACGGCATCGTGCACGAGACACCCCCATGAGTTGGAGGCCAAAAGGCCGGCATGCACGGAATCGGATCTGCGCGGACCTCCAGTTATTACGGTCACTGGAAGCTCAAAATTTTGCGCTTGGTTCTTAACCTCTTCCTCCATCCCAGCTGGGACGACCAAAATTAGCTCTTCTACGAGACCCTGCTTATATAATTCCTCAGCCACCACAGCGCTCCAACACCATACAGGACGCCCTCCGAGTATGCGAAATTGCTTGAGCTCGCCGCCGAGACGGGTTCCCTTTCCGGCGGCAACTATTATGAACGACCATGTCTTCATCAACGTACCTCCCGTCGCATCCGTCCGAAGATCATTCTGCCCGCCGAGGTTTGAAGTATCGAGGTGACGGTCACTTCTACTCGCTTGCCGATATAAGCTTCCCCATCTTCCACGACGAGCATCGTGCCGTCGTCAAGATATCCAACTCCCTGGTCGGGCTCTTTTCCTTCGCGGATTATATCGACTACGACCGTCTCTCCTGGCAGGAGGATCGGCTTCATGGCATTAGCTAAGTCATTCACGTTCATAACTTGAACACCTTGAATTTGAGCGATCTTGTTCAGATTATAGTCGGTAGTGAGGATAGCGGCGTTCTCTCTCCTTGCCAAGGCCAAAAGGCCGTCATCGACGCTTTCTACGCCAAGCTCTCTGAGAGATATATCGACAATATTAAGCGTTATTACAGAAACTTCTTGTAACTCCCTGACAATGTCGAGCCCTCTCCTGCCTTTAGTTCGCCTTGTGGGATCCGACGAATCAGCTATAGCCTGAAGCTCGGCAAGCACGAACTGAGGCAACAAGAAAACGCCCTCTAAAAAACCAGTCCTGGCTATATCCAAGATCCTGCCGTCGATTATGACGCTCGTATCGAGGATTTTCTTTGGACAAGTTCCCTTCTTTTCTGCAGACCCTTCGTGACCTTCGACCGCGCCCTCCGGTTGCCTTCCCTTCCTCAGGGTGAGGTGTTCCTTCAGTGTCCCGAAACTGCTCCACCAGCTCATTATCTCGTCCTTGCGCCGCAAGAAGAGATGGA
This genomic window from Acetomicrobium sp. S15 = DSM 107314 contains:
- the hxsC gene encoding His-Xaa-Ser system radical SAM maturase HxsC, which encodes MKTLQGTSHNILEPLIGKVSRRALSFGRHKTVLVAEKFHWSLRHKAFLTSSTSLPRLYGKMPYIGGISPESLSELRTGDIIKIYPNGNVVRVWEEGSLQNVIFVTDKCNCRCIMCPQPANSNLSSSFWKENKEILSMVSSKTNSICFSGGEPTLEMEQLKDLLVFCKKRLPNAHLAILTNGIALADFSKTKQLIEQRNKFLLFCISLNGDIDDVHDEIVGAEAAFGHVMRGLYNLARFRCRIELRFVIMRQNYERLPYYAEFVYRNLPFVSHIAFMGLEYTGEAAKNLESIRIDPVDYAGLLREAILQLHRREMNISIYNVPRCLLPRDIWEFSRDSISTWKKTYLDLCSSCEERVNCCGLFETSVHVSPNISPILGQ
- the hxsD gene encoding His-Xaa-Ser system protein HxsD produces the protein MIDLKHSFVISQEKGYLVSLQKSLYSQAAIFSAAYNFIGENVIKVFPIDEESIGVLFEPKNGRTLAEVEKDAQLFINEALDQQVRVNLEREFGHVRDIIVEYAFSPVKKNP
- the guaB gene encoding IMP dehydrogenase, translating into MDLNVKFKPFEGLTFDDVSLVPNYSEVLPANVDVKSFITPQIQVNVPICSAAMDTVTEARLAIALAREGGIGIIHRNNSPEKQAGEVDKVKRSEAGVIVDPFYLHPEDSVGEAVKLMEHYHISGVPIVNDQKKLVGIITNRDLRFVTNYAQPIAAVMTKEGLITASVGTTLEEAKEILKKHKVEKLPLVDKEGHLKGLITIKDIQKAREFPNACKDERGRLRVGAAVGVGEDLYERAEALIKAGVDILVVDTAHAHSKRVLDAVRSLKKRCGDMPVVGGNIATADAANALIDAGADAVKVGIGPGSICTTRIIAGAGVPQLTAIMEVSSVAKKRGRCVIADGGIRYSGDITKALAAGADTVMIGSLFAGTEESPGEEVIYRGRSFKSYRGMGSIAAMREGRSKDRYFQEGVTTEEKLVAEGVEGLTPFKGALSAVVYQLVGGLRSGMGYTGSKDIAELQKKGCFVKITAASVKESHPHDVIITKEAPNYSVEG
- the gltX gene encoding glutamate--tRNA ligase; protein product: MKSVRTRFAPSPTGELHIGGARTALFNWLWARNRGGAFVLRIEDTDQSRSSTIYERNIMEDLRWLGLDWDEGPDVGGAYSPYRQSERLSIYQEAAKRLESLERAYPCYCTKEELEAERSSQISAGKPPRYSGRCRHLTEAERLSMEKEGRRPSLRFATPKGMRLDFEDAIHGRRVYDLDDLSDFIIMRPDGWPTYIFAAAVDDHLMNITHIIRGDEHLDNAARQILIYDALGWERPIFAHIPTILDAEKRKLSKRLGAVSIAHYRSLGYLPKALVAYLATLSWSIEVSDTVPTLYDLVERFSLDQVSSSPPIHDEERLRYWGKLAIKKADLTWLAEKVIACVGGNFKPVDERAFLALIDDVRGDCATLVEITQKIVWLFQRPQKCEESPPWVSELVQVMRNLKEWNAEEIGEALRSFCREKEIKSKDFYHLLRIMLTGTRDGSSVALVLWSLGRDEALLRLERDWRH
- the ispF gene encoding 2-C-methyl-D-erythritol 2,4-cyclodiphosphate synthase, whose translation is MKTWSFIIVAAGKGTRLGGELKQFRILGGRPVWCWSAVVAEELYKQGLVEELILVVPAGMEEEVKNQAQNFELPVTVITGGPRRSDSVHAGLLASNSWGCLVHDAVRPFVKPGLCRRLMEAVTDGKGAIPVIPVADALKRVLPDGKMTIVPREDLLATQTPQVFPREELLRAFDEHQDGFRDEAEAWIMAGKELVPVRGAKLNFKITDAQDWELASAIVEGGEVMRVGNGFDVHPLVPGRRLRLGGIEIPDAPLGLHGHSDADVVAHAVADALLGAAGESDIGTLFPADDDTYRGANSMELLKQVVDLISSEGWSIEWVDATLQAQIPRLADKIEAIRRSLESVLQLGQRRSGRVANIKVKSGESVGSVGRGECLVCHATATVARRPLGWSSES
- a CDS encoding PIN/TRAM domain-containing protein, whose product is MHEEKGVLQGIAKALFALLGGLAGYQIAQYIQQNQWLPWTGLPQKLAIFSGLVLVLALIGYFVIAPLFIRLVGFIGLFLEHNLQSLSWQDISMALAGLIIGLIIANLLALPFVDLPGIGIYLAVVLNITLGYLGIHLFLRRKDEIMSWWSSFGTLKEHLTLRKGRQPEGAVEGHEGSAEKKGTCPKKILDTSVIIDGRILDIARTGFLEGVFLLPQFVLAELQAIADSSDPTRRTKGRRGLDIVRELQEVSVITLNIVDISLRELGVESVDDGLLALARRENAAILTTDYNLNKIAQIQGVQVMNVNDLANAMKPILLPGETVVVDIIREGKEPDQGVGYLDDGTMLVVEDGEAYIGKRVEVTVTSILQTSAGRMIFGRMRREVR